A section of the Phacochoerus africanus isolate WHEZ1 chromosome 4, ROS_Pafr_v1, whole genome shotgun sequence genome encodes:
- the TMEM138 gene encoding transmembrane protein 138 isoform X3, giving the protein MFFNTFVFQAGLVSLLFHKFKGTIILTAVYFALSISFHVWVMNLRWKNSNRFVWTDGLQTLFVFQRLAAVLYCYFYKRTAVRLGDPRFYQDSLWLRKEFMQVRR; this is encoded by the exons ATGTTCTTCAACACCTTCGTCTTCCAGGCTGGCCTAGTCAGTCTCCTCTTCCACAAGTTCAAAGGGACCATCATCCTGACAGCTGTGTACTTCGCCCTCAGTATCTCCTTTCATGTCTGGGTCATG AACTTACGCTGGAAAAACTCCAACCGCTTTGTCTGGACAGACGGACTTCAGACGTTATTCGTATTCCAGAGACTAG CCGCAGTGCTGTACTGTTACTTCTACAAACGGACAGCTGTGAGACTGGGCGACCCTCGCTTCTACCAGGACTCTTTATGGCTGCGCAAGGAGTTCATGCAAGTCCGAAGGTGA